A single Vulpes vulpes isolate BD-2025 chromosome 16, VulVul3, whole genome shotgun sequence DNA region contains:
- the PRKAG3 gene encoding 5'-AMP-activated protein kinase subunit gamma-3 isoform X2, whose translation MNPSWSSLEGPEHQEMSFLEQGESTSWPSPAMTTGSERSHGKQGAKSSRWTRQEAVKEGELLGLEEDPQARPPAECTGLEATFPKATHLSQAAPLAREGTPPTEWDISPLNHAASAVGSSPDDLELDIEFPVTADWGYELGLVEERPTLCPSPRALLPRPGWDDELQKPGAQVYMHFMQEHTCYDAMATSSKLVIFDITLEIKKAFFALVANGIRAAPLWDSKKQSFVGMLTITDFILVLHRYYRSPLVQIYEIEQHTIETWREIYLQGCFKPLVSISPNSSLFEAVYALIKNRIHRLPVLDPVSGAVLHILTHKRLLKFLHIFGTLLPQPSFLSRTIQDLGIGTFRDLAVVLDTAPILTALDIFVDRRVSALPVVNETGQVVGLYSRFDVIHLAAQQTYNHLDISVGEALKQRTLCLEGVLSCQPHESLGEVIDRIAREQVHRLVLVDETQHLLGVVSLSDILQALVLSPAGIDALGA comes from the exons ATG AACCCATCCTGGAGCAGCCTGGAGGGACCTGAGCATCAAG AGATGAGCTTCCTAGAACAAGGAGAGAGCACTTCATGGCCATCACCAGCCATGACCACTGGCTCAGAAAGAAGCCATGGGAAACAGGGGGCCAAGTCCTCGAGATGGACGAGGCAGGAGGCAGTGAAGGAAGGGGAGCTGCTGGGTCTGGAGGAAG AtccccaggccaggccacctgctGAGTGCACCGGGCTGGAGGCCACATTCCCCAAGGCCACACACTTGTCGCAAGCTGCCCCCTTGGCCAGGGAGGGCACCCCACCGACAGAGTGGGACATCTCCCCCCTGAACCATGCAGCCTCAGCCGTAGGCTCCAGTCCAGATGATCTGGAGCTGGATATAGAGTTCCCAGTCACAGCAGACTGGGGGTACGAGCTCGGCCTGGTGGAAGAGAGGCCTACCCTGTGCCCCTCCCCGCGGGCCCTGTTACCCAGGCCGGGCTGGGACGACGAACTGCAGAAGCCGGGGGCCCAAGTCTACATGCACTTCATGCAGGAGCACACCTGCTACGATGCCATGGCAACCAGCTCCAAGCTGGTCATCTTCGACATCACGCTGGAG ATCAAGAAGGCCTTCTTTGCGCTCGTGGCCAACGGCATCCGGGCGGCACCCCTGTGGGACAGCAAGAAGCAGAGCTTCGTGG GGATGCTGACCATCACGGATTTCATTTTGGTGCTGCACCGCTATTACAGGTCCCCGCTG GTTCAGATCTATGAGATTGAACAGCATACGATTGAGACCTGGAGAG AGATCTACCTTCAAGGCTGCTTCAAGCCTCTGGTCTCCATTTCTCCCAATAGCAG CCTGTTTGAAGCTGTCTACGCCCTTATCAAGAACCGGATCCACCGTCTGCCGGTCCTGGACCCGGTCTCAGGCGCcgtgctccacatcctcacacaCAAGCGGCTGCTCAAGTTCCTGCACATCTTC GGCACCCTGCTGCCCcagccctccttcctctctcGCACCATCCAAGATCTGGGCATCGGGACATTCCGGGACTTGGCCGTGGTGCTGGACACAGCGCCCATCCTGACGGCGCTGGACATCTTTGTGGACCGACGCGTGTCTGCACTGCCCGTGGTTAATGAAACTG GACAGGTCGTGGGCCTCTATTCTCGCTTTGATGTGATT cacctGGCTGCCCAGCAAACCTACAACCACCTAGACATTAGTGTGGGAGAAGCACTGAAGCAGAGGACACTGTGCCTGGAGGGAGTCCTCTCCTGCCAGCCTCACGAGAGCCTGGGGGAAGTCATCGACCGGATTGCCCGGGAACAG GTACACCGGCTGGTGCTAGTGGATGAGACTCAGCATCTCCTGGGTGTGGTGTCACTCTCCGACATCCTTCAGGCCCTGGTGCTCAGCCCTGCTGGCATCGACGCCCTCGGTGCCTGA
- the PRKAG3 gene encoding 5'-AMP-activated protein kinase subunit gamma-3 isoform X1 has product MEHTLRWNPSWSSLEGPEHQEMSFLEQGESTSWPSPAMTTGSERSHGKQGAKSSRWTRQEAVKEGELLGLEEDPQARPPAECTGLEATFPKATHLSQAAPLAREGTPPTEWDISPLNHAASAVGSSPDDLELDIEFPVTADWGYELGLVEERPTLCPSPRALLPRPGWDDELQKPGAQVYMHFMQEHTCYDAMATSSKLVIFDITLEIKKAFFALVANGIRAAPLWDSKKQSFVGMLTITDFILVLHRYYRSPLVQIYEIEQHTIETWREIYLQGCFKPLVSISPNSSLFEAVYALIKNRIHRLPVLDPVSGAVLHILTHKRLLKFLHIFGTLLPQPSFLSRTIQDLGIGTFRDLAVVLDTAPILTALDIFVDRRVSALPVVNETGQVVGLYSRFDVIHLAAQQTYNHLDISVGEALKQRTLCLEGVLSCQPHESLGEVIDRIAREQVHRLVLVDETQHLLGVVSLSDILQALVLSPAGIDALGA; this is encoded by the exons ATGGAGCACACACTGCGCTGG AACCCATCCTGGAGCAGCCTGGAGGGACCTGAGCATCAAG AGATGAGCTTCCTAGAACAAGGAGAGAGCACTTCATGGCCATCACCAGCCATGACCACTGGCTCAGAAAGAAGCCATGGGAAACAGGGGGCCAAGTCCTCGAGATGGACGAGGCAGGAGGCAGTGAAGGAAGGGGAGCTGCTGGGTCTGGAGGAAG AtccccaggccaggccacctgctGAGTGCACCGGGCTGGAGGCCACATTCCCCAAGGCCACACACTTGTCGCAAGCTGCCCCCTTGGCCAGGGAGGGCACCCCACCGACAGAGTGGGACATCTCCCCCCTGAACCATGCAGCCTCAGCCGTAGGCTCCAGTCCAGATGATCTGGAGCTGGATATAGAGTTCCCAGTCACAGCAGACTGGGGGTACGAGCTCGGCCTGGTGGAAGAGAGGCCTACCCTGTGCCCCTCCCCGCGGGCCCTGTTACCCAGGCCGGGCTGGGACGACGAACTGCAGAAGCCGGGGGCCCAAGTCTACATGCACTTCATGCAGGAGCACACCTGCTACGATGCCATGGCAACCAGCTCCAAGCTGGTCATCTTCGACATCACGCTGGAG ATCAAGAAGGCCTTCTTTGCGCTCGTGGCCAACGGCATCCGGGCGGCACCCCTGTGGGACAGCAAGAAGCAGAGCTTCGTGG GGATGCTGACCATCACGGATTTCATTTTGGTGCTGCACCGCTATTACAGGTCCCCGCTG GTTCAGATCTATGAGATTGAACAGCATACGATTGAGACCTGGAGAG AGATCTACCTTCAAGGCTGCTTCAAGCCTCTGGTCTCCATTTCTCCCAATAGCAG CCTGTTTGAAGCTGTCTACGCCCTTATCAAGAACCGGATCCACCGTCTGCCGGTCCTGGACCCGGTCTCAGGCGCcgtgctccacatcctcacacaCAAGCGGCTGCTCAAGTTCCTGCACATCTTC GGCACCCTGCTGCCCcagccctccttcctctctcGCACCATCCAAGATCTGGGCATCGGGACATTCCGGGACTTGGCCGTGGTGCTGGACACAGCGCCCATCCTGACGGCGCTGGACATCTTTGTGGACCGACGCGTGTCTGCACTGCCCGTGGTTAATGAAACTG GACAGGTCGTGGGCCTCTATTCTCGCTTTGATGTGATT cacctGGCTGCCCAGCAAACCTACAACCACCTAGACATTAGTGTGGGAGAAGCACTGAAGCAGAGGACACTGTGCCTGGAGGGAGTCCTCTCCTGCCAGCCTCACGAGAGCCTGGGGGAAGTCATCGACCGGATTGCCCGGGAACAG GTACACCGGCTGGTGCTAGTGGATGAGACTCAGCATCTCCTGGGTGTGGTGTCACTCTCCGACATCCTTCAGGCCCTGGTGCTCAGCCCTGCTGGCATCGACGCCCTCGGTGCCTGA
- the PRKAG3 gene encoding 5'-AMP-activated protein kinase subunit gamma-3 isoform X3, producing MSFLEQGESTSWPSPAMTTGSERSHGKQGAKSSRWTRQEAVKEGELLGLEEDPQARPPAECTGLEATFPKATHLSQAAPLAREGTPPTEWDISPLNHAASAVGSSPDDLELDIEFPVTADWGYELGLVEERPTLCPSPRALLPRPGWDDELQKPGAQVYMHFMQEHTCYDAMATSSKLVIFDITLEIKKAFFALVANGIRAAPLWDSKKQSFVGMLTITDFILVLHRYYRSPLVQIYEIEQHTIETWREIYLQGCFKPLVSISPNSSLFEAVYALIKNRIHRLPVLDPVSGAVLHILTHKRLLKFLHIFGTLLPQPSFLSRTIQDLGIGTFRDLAVVLDTAPILTALDIFVDRRVSALPVVNETGQVVGLYSRFDVIHLAAQQTYNHLDISVGEALKQRTLCLEGVLSCQPHESLGEVIDRIAREQVHRLVLVDETQHLLGVVSLSDILQALVLSPAGIDALGA from the exons ATGAGCTTCCTAGAACAAGGAGAGAGCACTTCATGGCCATCACCAGCCATGACCACTGGCTCAGAAAGAAGCCATGGGAAACAGGGGGCCAAGTCCTCGAGATGGACGAGGCAGGAGGCAGTGAAGGAAGGGGAGCTGCTGGGTCTGGAGGAAG AtccccaggccaggccacctgctGAGTGCACCGGGCTGGAGGCCACATTCCCCAAGGCCACACACTTGTCGCAAGCTGCCCCCTTGGCCAGGGAGGGCACCCCACCGACAGAGTGGGACATCTCCCCCCTGAACCATGCAGCCTCAGCCGTAGGCTCCAGTCCAGATGATCTGGAGCTGGATATAGAGTTCCCAGTCACAGCAGACTGGGGGTACGAGCTCGGCCTGGTGGAAGAGAGGCCTACCCTGTGCCCCTCCCCGCGGGCCCTGTTACCCAGGCCGGGCTGGGACGACGAACTGCAGAAGCCGGGGGCCCAAGTCTACATGCACTTCATGCAGGAGCACACCTGCTACGATGCCATGGCAACCAGCTCCAAGCTGGTCATCTTCGACATCACGCTGGAG ATCAAGAAGGCCTTCTTTGCGCTCGTGGCCAACGGCATCCGGGCGGCACCCCTGTGGGACAGCAAGAAGCAGAGCTTCGTGG GGATGCTGACCATCACGGATTTCATTTTGGTGCTGCACCGCTATTACAGGTCCCCGCTG GTTCAGATCTATGAGATTGAACAGCATACGATTGAGACCTGGAGAG AGATCTACCTTCAAGGCTGCTTCAAGCCTCTGGTCTCCATTTCTCCCAATAGCAG CCTGTTTGAAGCTGTCTACGCCCTTATCAAGAACCGGATCCACCGTCTGCCGGTCCTGGACCCGGTCTCAGGCGCcgtgctccacatcctcacacaCAAGCGGCTGCTCAAGTTCCTGCACATCTTC GGCACCCTGCTGCCCcagccctccttcctctctcGCACCATCCAAGATCTGGGCATCGGGACATTCCGGGACTTGGCCGTGGTGCTGGACACAGCGCCCATCCTGACGGCGCTGGACATCTTTGTGGACCGACGCGTGTCTGCACTGCCCGTGGTTAATGAAACTG GACAGGTCGTGGGCCTCTATTCTCGCTTTGATGTGATT cacctGGCTGCCCAGCAAACCTACAACCACCTAGACATTAGTGTGGGAGAAGCACTGAAGCAGAGGACACTGTGCCTGGAGGGAGTCCTCTCCTGCCAGCCTCACGAGAGCCTGGGGGAAGTCATCGACCGGATTGCCCGGGAACAG GTACACCGGCTGGTGCTAGTGGATGAGACTCAGCATCTCCTGGGTGTGGTGTCACTCTCCGACATCCTTCAGGCCCTGGTGCTCAGCCCTGCTGGCATCGACGCCCTCGGTGCCTGA